Proteins from a single region of Serinus canaria isolate serCan28SL12 unplaced genomic scaffold, serCan2020 HiC_scaffold_79, whole genome shotgun sequence:
- the LOC127061125 gene encoding zinc finger protein 154-like gives METREDKSPQQKLVEEKPYKCLECGKSFRNSSTLIRHQMIHTGEWPYECGECGKGFSYSSELVTHQRIHTGERPYECSQCGKRFHTSSNLFQHERIHTDERPFRCSDCGKGFKHNSTLIRHRRIHTGERPYECPTCQKRFQTSSSLLQYERIHTDERPFRCSDCGMGFNRNSTLIRHRRIHTGE, from the coding sequence atggagaccagggaggacaaatccccACAGCAGAAACTCGTGGAAGAGAAGCCCTACAAGTGcctggagtgtgggaagagcttcaggaacagcagcaccctgaTCCGCCACCAGATGATTCACACTGGGGAATggccctacgagtgtggggagtgtgggaagggcttcagctACAGCTCAGAACTCGTCACCCACCAGCGCATCCACAccggggagaggccctacgagtgttCTCAATGTGGGAAGAGGTTTCACACCAGCTCTAATCTCTTCCAGCATGAGCGGATCCACACAGATGAGAGGCCCTTCCGCTGCTCCgactgtgggaagggcttcaagCACAACTCCACCCTCATCAGGCACCGGCGCATCCACAccggggagaggccctacgagtgtcccACATGCCAGAAGAGGTTTCAGACCAGCTCCAGTCTCCTCCAGTATGAGCGGATCCACACGGATGAGAGGCCCTTCCGCTGCTCCGACTGTGGGATGGGATTCAACCGCAACTCCACCCTCATCAGGCACcggcgcatccacactggggagag